CAACAACCTGTTCGGTCGCGCTCCTGATGACGCTGGTCTGGCTTACTGGACCACTGGCGGCGGTGCATCTGTTAACGCTGATCAACTGCTGACCGCTTTCATCAACGGCGCTGCTGCCGCTGACGCTCAAGTCATCACCAACAAGGTTCTGGTTTCTGAGGTCTACACCTCCGCTGCTGGTACTGCATACACTTCGGATGACGCTAAAGCCGTTCTTTCCGGTGTTAACGGCACCCCTGCTAGCGTTTCGGCTGCTCTGACTAAACTGGAAAACGGTTCCCTGCCAGGCGTAGCTGTTCCTGCTGGCGTTGCCGCTCTGAAAGCAGAAGCTCTGGCTCAGAAATCCCTGGACGACTTCAAAGCTGCCCAGGTGACCACTCTGAACGACCTGAACAAGGCCGTTGTTGAGCTGAATGACAAGCTGGCCGCTCCTGCCACTCTGGATGCGCTGGTAACTCCTCCAGCTGGTACCGCTCAGTCTTACGACGACGTTGACCAAGCGATCACCAACGCTGGTCTGGTACGTACCGCTGTCAGCAGCTCGACCACTGTTACTCTGCAAGCAAACGCTACCAACCAAGCTACCGCTTACGCCACTGCTCGTGACACCTTCACCAAAGCAGCTCTGGGTAACGTTGACCTCGTCAACACCTACGAAAAGGCTGTCACAACCAACGCTGGCCTGAAAGGCGCAGACACTGCCGCAGTGACCCTGGCTGAAGGCAAAGTCCAAGCAGACTTCACCGCCGCTAACACTGGCACTGCCCTGGCTACTGCAAACGCAGCTGCTGGCGGTACCACCGTTACCGACGCTGCCTCTCTGTATGCTGCTCTGACCGACGGCACCAAAACTGCTGCTCAGATCAAAGCTGTTTCTGACGCATTCACCACCTTCCTGGGCAGCGCCGGTGCAACTGACTTCAACACCCTGAAGTCTCTGGCCGCTACTGACTACACCAAGAACGCCGCCGTTCAAGCCGAAGCCGACGCTAAAGCCGACATCGCTGCTGCTACTGGTGGTACTGCTTTCCAGACCGCTTTCGACAACAAAGCTACCGCTGACACCACTCTGGCAAATGCTCAGGCTGCCGACGCTCTGGTTAAGCAAGCTACCGCCATCTCTGACGGCGTGAAGGCGCTGACTGATGCTGAAGCTGCAATCACCGTTCCTAGCTATGTGAAAGACCTCGCTGCCAACGCTACTGGTGCAGCTGGTGCTGATCTGTTCCACTTCGCTGATGGCGTTAAAGCTACTGACGACTGGACCATCGCTTCGTTCGCTAAAGGTGATGCTCTGTACTTCGGTGAAGGCTACACCTTCAACAACGGCGCTCTGACCACTGGCGACAGCAACAAGCTGGAGTACTTCTTCGTTCAGAAAGGCGCAGACGTACAGGTTGTTATCGAAACCAAAGCGTTCGGTAGCGCCAACCTGGACACCAACGCCACTACCGGTGAAGTCACCGTTAAAACTGGTGCTGAAGACGCCGTGGCAATTATCACCCTGACCGGTGTAACTGCTGCCCAGCTGCAAAACCAAGCTGGCTACATTGTTCACGCTTAATTGAACAATGCCTGCTGGTCGAAATCGTCTGATTTCGACTGACAAAAAACCCGCCCCTCAAAAGGCGGGTTTTTTTATGCCCCTGTACTGCGTATGCTTGCCTGCTCGCTGTTTTTGGACCCTTCGATGAACTGGAACCTGCTGCTCAACTTCACCCGCCAGGACCTGATCGACCGCCACTCGGCCTCGGTACTCGGCGCGGCCTGGACCTTCATCCTGCCGCTGATCAACATCCTCATCTTCACCCTGGTGTTCTCCAACATCATGGGCATGCGCCTCGGCGGGCTGGGCCAGGACCTCGGCAAATGGGGCTACAGCGTGTACCTGGTCAGCGGCCTGCTGGCCTGGAACTGCTTCGCTGCCACCCTCACCCGGATTACCGGCGTGTTCCATGAAAAGGCCCACCTGATCGGCAAGGTGCGCCTGTCGCTGTGGAGCCTGCCGCTGTTCGTGGTGCTCAGCGAAACTGTGCACTACCTGATCGCCACCGGCTTCTTCATGGTCTTCCTGGTCGCCATCGGCTTCGACTTTTCCTGGCACCTGCTGTGGTGGATCCCGATCTTCCTCTGCCAGCAGCTGCTGGCCTATGCCCTGGGCATCACCTGCGCGATTCTCTCGGTGTTCATCCGCGACATCACCCAGGTGGTCGGCGTGGTCACCCAGTTGTGGTTCTGGCTGACGCCTATCGTGTATGTGGCGAACATTCTGCCCGGCACCATCCAGCAACTGGTGGCGCTGAACCCCTTCTACCACCTGGTGCTGGCCTACCGCGCCGCACTGATCGGCGGCCAGGCCCCGCACCTGCTGTCCATCGGCCTGCTGGTGGCCTTCTCCCTGGCGCTGCTGGGCGTGTCGATCTTCGTCGGCCGCAAGCTGGAACGCGATATTCGCGACTTCCTCTAAGGCCGTTGTGGGAGCGAGCTTGCTCGCGAAAAGGTCTGGCGCGGTGTTGCGGCCTTTCGCGAGCAAGCTCGCTCCCACAAAAACCCTGCAATCCGCGCCTATGGGGCCATGATTGCAAGACGCCTCTCTTTCTCTTGCAGGACATTTCCGAGAGAATTCCGACCGCTTGTGCCCGTGCATTCAGGCTTCTACCCTCCTGCCGTCGCTGCCAATTCAGCGACCAGGTTTGGTAGGCCTGAGGTCATAAGCGCACGGCGCCACCTTTTGCGAGGCGCCTTTTTGCGGCCTGCTTTTTATGGCGGCCGTGCGCAGGGCGTCTTCGGACGCGCCGGGTGCCTATGACCGGTCCTACCAACTTGCGCATGGTCGCCGCCCGGCGTTTGGTAGCAATGGGCGACGACTCTCATCCCTACATAGGAGTCAGAGTCATGAAAAAGATCGTCCCCGATCCACCTTCCCACGCATCCTCCCTCGTCCTGCTCGAATGCCGCGTGGCCCACGCCGTGGAGCTGCTCAACTGCGCCACCGCCACGGCCTATGAAAGCGCCGAAGGCCTGCAAGGCCCGCCGCGTCACCTGGCGATGGCCAGCCTGCACCTGATTACCCAGGCGCAACTGGCCCTCAACCAGGCCCTGGACCAATGGCCGGTGCTGGCGGTCGAGCCCGAGGCAGGCCTGAAGGCCTGAACCTGTTGGAGCGAGCTGGCTCGCGAAAAGGTCCGGCTCGGTGTCGCGGCCCTTCGCGAGCAAGCTCGCTCCTACAAAACAACCGCAATCCGTTGGAGCGAGCTGGCTCGCGAAAAGGCCTGGCTCGGTGTCGAGGCCCTTCGCGAGCAAGCTCGCTCCTACAAAGCCCCCGCAATCCGTTAGAGCGAGCTGGCTCGCGGCTACAAAGCCCTCGCGCCAACAGCCCAGAGCGCCTCGGTCACCATTTCGTCAAACTGCGTTGGTAGGGTCGCGTATCCCTTCTGATACCGAGTGCTTACCTTCATGGCCACCCTCCGCGAGTCGATCACCGCCTTTTACAAGAACATCCTGGGCCGTGAGCCGGATGCCGGTGGTCTGGCTTATTGGCAGGCGCAGGTCGAGAGCGGGCAGATCCAGCTGGCGGAGGTGGTCAGCAGCTTCACCTCCTCGGCCGAAGCGCAGGCCGTGGTGCAGCCGATCATTGCGCTGTACCAGGCCGCCTTCGGCCGCACACCGGACACCGGCGGCCTGCAGTACTGGGTGGCGCAGATGCAGGGCGGCCTGTCGTTGAGCGACGTGACCCAGGCCTTCGCCCAGTCCAGCGAGTTCGCCAGCGTGGCGGGTACGTCGAGCACGCAGTTCATTACCGCGCTGTACCAGAACACCCTGGGCCGCGCACCGGACGCCGGCGGCCTGGCCTATTGGGTCGAACAGGCCGCCAATGGCAGCAGCCCGGCCAGCCTGCTGGCGTCCTTCACCGCATCGGCAGAAGGCCAGCGCGTCACCAGCGAAAAGGCCCAGGTGGTGCTGACTTACCAGGGCGTGCTGGGCCGTTCGCCGAGCACTGCCGAACTCAGCAGCGCGCTACAGGCCAAAGGCACGCAGAGCAGCGTCGAGCTGATCAACAGCCTGGCCGGCAACCTGATCAGCAACGGCGATCCGGCCACGTCTACGCCGACCACGCCGGTGACCCCGCAGCCTACCGAGTTCACCTTCAAGCCCCAGGTCGGCAGCGCCTTCGGTTCGTCCGATGCCTCGGGGGTGGTGAGCTGGGGCAATTACCTGATCGTCGGCGATGACGAGTCCAACGTGGTGCGGGTCTACGAGAAAACCGGCGGCGCCGCGCTGAGCGAGTTCGACTACGGCACGGCCCTGGGGCTGAGCGACGAGATGGACTTCGAGGCCATGACCCTGGTCGGCGACACCCTGTACCTCACCGGCTCGCACAGCAACAACAAGAAGGGCCAGGAAGCGCCGGGCCGTGAGGTGATCACCGCGCTGAAGATCACTACGGTGAATGGCCAGCCGCAGTTGACGGTCACCACCGATAAATACACCGGCCTGGTCGCTGCACTGAGTGCCTGGGACGCCGCCGGCGCCGATGGCAAGGCTGCGGGCTACTACGGCTTCGCCACCTCGGCCGGCGCCGGTATCGCGCCGGAGAACACCAACGGCTTTTCCATCGAGGGCCTGACCACCTCGCCAGACGACAGCGCGCTGTGGCTGGGCTTTCGCGCCCCGCAGTTGGACAGCGGCGCGCGTGACAAGGCGCTGATCGTGGCGGTGAACAATTACACCCAGGTG
The DNA window shown above is from Pseudomonas sp. DTU_2021_1001937_2_SI_NGA_ILE_001 and carries:
- a CDS encoding DUF4214 domain-containing protein codes for the protein MATTSAQVQQLYVAYLGRAADKAGLDYWLGELNATPATITLEQVRANFVNEQPEYANAYAGLSRQDTVVKIYNNLFGRAPDDAGLAYWTTGGGASVNADQLLTAFINGAAAADAQVITNKVLVSEVYTSAAGTAYTSDDAKAVLSGVNGTPASVSAALTKLENGSLPGVAVPAGVAALKAEALAQKSLDDFKAAQVTTLNDLNKAVVELNDKLAAPATLDALVTPPAGTAQSYDDVDQAITNAGLVRTAVSSSTTVTLQANATNQATAYATARDTFTKAALGNVDLVNTYEKAVTTNAGLKGADTAAVTLAEGKVQADFTAANTGTALATANAAAGGTTVTDAASLYAALTDGTKTAAQIKAVSDAFTTFLGSAGATDFNTLKSLAATDYTKNAAVQAEADAKADIAAATGGTAFQTAFDNKATADTTLANAQAADALVKQATAISDGVKALTDAEAAITVPSYVKDLAANATGAAGADLFHFADGVKATDDWTIASFAKGDALYFGEGYTFNNGALTTGDSNKLEYFFVQKGADVQVVIETKAFGSANLDTNATTGEVTVKTGAEDAVAIITLTGVTAAQLQNQAGYIVHA
- a CDS encoding ABC transporter permease; protein product: MNWNLLLNFTRQDLIDRHSASVLGAAWTFILPLINILIFTLVFSNIMGMRLGGLGQDLGKWGYSVYLVSGLLAWNCFAATLTRITGVFHEKAHLIGKVRLSLWSLPLFVVLSETVHYLIATGFFMVFLVAIGFDFSWHLLWWIPIFLCQQLLAYALGITCAILSVFIRDITQVVGVVTQLWFWLTPIVYVANILPGTIQQLVALNPFYHLVLAYRAALIGGQAPHLLSIGLLVAFSLALLGVSIFVGRKLERDIRDFL
- a CDS encoding DUF6124 family protein → MKKIVPDPPSHASSLVLLECRVAHAVELLNCATATAYESAEGLQGPPRHLAMASLHLITQAQLALNQALDQWPVLAVEPEAGLKA